One Polyangiaceae bacterium DNA window includes the following coding sequences:
- a CDS encoding GAF domain-containing protein has translation MWTRNAGVNRLIEVIEAKKLGFRTIANRVVSSILHRSNATAEEEETSRKLMHAHAILDALYANAPIGLGYHDDELRYRRLNAHLAAFNGRPIEEHIGRTLREVVPHIAPQIETLMRDLLTPGAVARELELSGETPAAPGRLKHWLVNFYPVVDPDTKRRGIGVIVRDVTVEKEALRALDTRARQQAEVAALGVRALQAKDLQTVFDDAVTTVTRTLGTDFAKLLEFAEDKQELVLRAGVGWKEGLVGHASVTTGRGSQAGFTLLCRTPVIVDDLRTETRFSGPSLLTEHGVTSGVSTVIEAPALEGQPYGILATHTRQKRSFTPEDAAFLQSVANVVGASILRVRLEERASTERRRGDVQQFLSEAGSILASTLDYEETITKFAHLCVRHLADCCVIHLWDEAPIRRLRAVHRDHAMANLAEALQNMQLDPDKPHLAYAVKQTQRPVLIAELSAEQIASMAQNELHLQLLHELNPVSMMGLPLRAHGRMLGALVLLCCHADRRYGAEDLRTAEELAHRAALAVESARLYGHAQRAIHARDEVLAIVAHDLRNPLTMIDLTAAALARQVSDESRSRVEKAVKQIQGAANRANHLIQDLVDVASIEAGKLGLERTAVQPDAVVADAIELLGGSASEAHLAVEASTQHGIPPVFGDRDRLLQVLANLLGNAVKFTPPGGRIRVRAERRDSEILFWVADTGQGMTPEHLARIFDCFWQARPTGRRGAGLGLSIAKGIVEAHGGRIWAESTPGQGSIFYFTVPIALLDIGASA, from the coding sequence ATGTGGACACGTAATGCGGGCGTCAACCGGCTGATCGAAGTCATCGAGGCCAAGAAGCTCGGATTCCGAACAATCGCAAACCGCGTTGTATCCAGCATTTTGCATCGTAGCAACGCCACGGCGGAAGAAGAAGAGACGAGCCGAAAATTGATGCATGCCCACGCCATCCTGGATGCGCTGTACGCGAACGCGCCCATCGGGCTTGGGTATCACGATGACGAATTGCGCTATCGACGCTTGAACGCTCATTTGGCAGCGTTCAATGGCCGACCGATCGAAGAGCACATCGGCCGAACGCTCCGGGAGGTCGTTCCCCATATCGCGCCGCAAATCGAGACGCTCATGCGAGATCTTTTGACACCGGGTGCGGTTGCGCGTGAACTGGAGCTCTCCGGCGAGACGCCTGCGGCGCCCGGTAGATTGAAACATTGGCTCGTGAATTTTTATCCAGTGGTCGATCCGGACACGAAACGGCGGGGGATAGGGGTGATCGTCCGCGATGTGACGGTCGAAAAAGAAGCGCTGCGGGCGCTCGACACGAGGGCCCGCCAACAGGCCGAGGTTGCGGCATTGGGTGTTCGTGCATTACAAGCGAAAGATCTTCAGACCGTTTTTGATGACGCAGTCACGACGGTGACGCGGACGCTCGGCACGGACTTCGCGAAGCTGCTCGAGTTTGCCGAAGACAAGCAAGAGCTCGTTCTTCGGGCGGGAGTTGGCTGGAAGGAGGGTCTCGTGGGCCATGCATCGGTCACGACAGGACGCGGATCGCAAGCCGGTTTTACGCTTCTGTGTCGAACGCCGGTCATCGTCGATGATTTGCGAACGGAGACTCGGTTCAGCGGGCCTTCGCTCCTGACCGAGCACGGCGTGACAAGCGGCGTGAGTACAGTCATTGAAGCGCCCGCGCTCGAGGGGCAGCCGTACGGCATTTTGGCGACGCATACGCGTCAGAAGCGCTCGTTCACGCCTGAAGACGCGGCGTTTCTGCAGTCCGTGGCCAACGTCGTGGGCGCGAGCATTCTGCGTGTGCGCTTGGAAGAGCGCGCGTCGACAGAACGACGCCGAGGCGACGTGCAACAGTTCTTGTCCGAGGCTGGTTCGATCCTCGCATCGACACTCGATTACGAAGAAACGATAACCAAGTTTGCGCACCTTTGTGTGCGTCATCTGGCGGATTGCTGCGTGATCCATCTTTGGGACGAGGCGCCTATCAGGAGGCTCCGAGCCGTGCATCGTGATCACGCAATGGCAAACCTCGCTGAAGCATTGCAAAATATGCAGCTCGACCCAGACAAACCGCATCTGGCCTACGCAGTGAAACAGACGCAGCGTCCGGTGCTCATCGCGGAGCTTTCGGCCGAACAGATCGCTTCGATGGCGCAGAACGAGCTGCATTTGCAGCTCCTGCACGAATTGAATCCGGTGTCGATGATGGGCCTGCCCCTTCGAGCGCACGGGCGCATGCTGGGTGCGCTCGTGTTATTGTGCTGCCATGCGGATCGCCGCTATGGCGCGGAAGACCTTCGGACTGCGGAGGAATTGGCTCACCGTGCAGCGCTCGCCGTGGAGAGCGCGCGTCTCTATGGTCACGCGCAGCGCGCCATTCACGCGCGCGACGAGGTGCTCGCCATTGTTGCGCACGACCTACGCAATCCGCTCACCATGATCGACCTGACCGCGGCTGCGCTTGCGAGGCAGGTTTCCGACGAATCCAGGTCGCGCGTGGAAAAAGCCGTCAAGCAAATTCAAGGCGCGGCCAATCGGGCAAACCATTTGATCCAGGACCTCGTCGACGTCGCGAGCATCGAAGCCGGCAAGCTCGGGCTCGAACGCACCGCGGTGCAGCCCGACGCGGTCGTCGCGGATGCGATCGAGCTGCTTGGCGGCAGCGCATCGGAGGCGCACCTCGCGGTCGAAGCTTCGACGCAGCACGGAATTCCGCCCGTATTCGGAGATAGGGACCGACTTCTTCAGGTACTGGCGAATTTGCTCGGGAATGCGGTGAAGTTTACGCCACCCGGTGGCCGCATTCGTGTCCGCGCCGAGCGTCGCGACAGTGAAATCCTCTTTTGGGTCGCCGACACGGGCCAGGGCATGACACCCGAGCATTTGGCGAGGATCTTCGATTGCTTTTGGCAAGCGCGCCCGACGGGCCGGCGTGGAGCGGGCCTTGGCCTGAGCATCGCCAAAGGGATTGTCGAAGCGCATGGAGGGCGCATTTGGGCCGAGAGCACGCCAGGGCAGGGGAGCATTTTTTATTTTACGGTACCGATTGCGCTTCTCGATATCGGTGCTTCAGCGTAA
- a CDS encoding response regulator: protein MIGKNHKGHPLLHLAMLLTAASVFVADLATPLGVTTWFFYIVPVVLSLFTWRPNLPLVVAAGCTALILTGFTLSPPPQGLSVWVILTNRLFGLVTIWGVAFVVRTFVAARRSLAERDWVREGQAKLSASMQGEQTPDELGDNILSSLCKYLGVPMGALYVREENASGSLYRIAGYSLPEKANGPSSVRLGEGLVGQAAKDNRLLQFHDVPEDHFAVTSGLGKSKPRHVLVAPAAADGTVHGALELGFFNDISPADVELLETCSYSIGIAIRSLQYRTRLEELLAETRQQTEELQSQQSRLEAQQAELEQTNAQLEEQTAAIESQRDALAMAQGELVEKANDLARANRYKSEFLANMSHELRTPLNSALILSKHLAENPEGNLSPLQVKHAEMIHASGTDLLALIDDILDLSRIEAGRMEMHSEPVELARVVEMSTRTLQPIAQEKRLGFRTIIEPGTPSVLTSDSIRIQQILRNLLSNALKFTEFGEVSLHVRGLDGDKISFTVRDTGIGIPKDKQDIIFEAFRQANGGTQRKFGGTGLGLTISRELARRLGGDIHVESSPGQGSAFTLTLPVHFVPEAAEPPSERPAPIAPTQAPAPVTLPVPQSSPALLNGDASLADATDDRAHVTPNDRTILVVEDDERFASILLDLAHELKFKCIIGKNVAEGLALAQTYHPSAIVLDMHLPDQSGLSLLERLKNTGTLRHIPVHVMSVTDYTQQALEMGAIGYALKPVKRDQIMQAFQRIERQLVQKVKRVLIIEDVAVQRESIVQLLSADNVEITSVATGAEALRQLAQTSFDCMVLDLTLPDMSGYDLLDKMASGEVFSFPPVIVYTGRSLTSDEELRLRRYTNSIVIKGARSPERLLDEVTLFLHQVESKLHPEKRRMLQAVRHREAALEGRRVLLVEDDVRNIFALSSVLERKGMKVDIARNGKEALAALDGAGGNSAAEVDLVLMDVMMPEMDGLTAMQEIRKQPELRKLPIIALTAQAMPDDRKKCLDAGANDYIPKPLDIDKLLSLVRVWMPK from the coding sequence ATGATCGGGAAAAACCATAAAGGACATCCACTGCTCCACCTGGCAATGCTGCTGACCGCGGCATCTGTCTTCGTGGCCGACTTGGCGACGCCTCTCGGCGTTACCACCTGGTTTTTCTATATCGTTCCGGTCGTCCTTTCCCTCTTCACCTGGCGACCGAACCTTCCGCTCGTGGTGGCCGCGGGGTGCACCGCCCTCATCCTTACGGGTTTTACCTTGTCGCCTCCGCCGCAGGGGCTTTCTGTCTGGGTGATCCTCACCAATCGCCTTTTTGGATTGGTCACCATTTGGGGCGTCGCCTTCGTCGTCCGTACGTTCGTCGCGGCCAGACGCAGCCTCGCCGAGCGCGACTGGGTGAGGGAAGGACAAGCCAAACTCTCCGCGAGCATGCAAGGTGAACAGACGCCGGACGAGCTGGGCGACAACATTCTTTCTAGCCTTTGCAAATACCTCGGCGTCCCCATGGGGGCGCTCTATGTCCGCGAAGAGAATGCAAGTGGCTCGCTCTACCGCATCGCCGGCTATTCGCTGCCCGAGAAAGCGAATGGACCGAGCAGCGTCCGCCTTGGCGAGGGGCTCGTGGGACAGGCGGCCAAGGACAACCGGTTGCTCCAATTCCACGACGTGCCAGAAGATCACTTCGCCGTCACTTCCGGGCTTGGAAAAAGCAAACCGCGCCATGTCCTCGTCGCCCCCGCCGCTGCCGATGGGACCGTTCATGGCGCGCTGGAACTGGGCTTTTTCAATGATATTTCGCCGGCCGACGTCGAGCTGCTCGAAACCTGCTCGTATTCCATCGGCATCGCCATTCGGTCTCTGCAGTACCGAACGCGCCTAGAAGAGCTTCTGGCCGAAACGCGGCAACAGACCGAGGAGCTCCAGAGCCAGCAATCGCGTCTCGAAGCCCAACAAGCCGAGCTCGAGCAGACCAACGCGCAACTGGAGGAACAAACCGCAGCGATCGAAAGCCAACGCGACGCGCTCGCGATGGCGCAAGGGGAATTGGTCGAAAAGGCCAACGATCTCGCACGCGCCAATCGATACAAGTCGGAATTTTTGGCGAACATGAGCCACGAGCTTCGCACGCCATTGAACAGTGCGCTCATTCTCTCCAAGCACCTCGCTGAAAACCCCGAAGGCAATCTGTCGCCCTTGCAGGTCAAGCACGCGGAAATGATTCACGCATCGGGCACCGACTTGCTGGCCTTGATCGACGACATCCTCGACCTGTCGCGAATCGAAGCAGGTCGCATGGAAATGCATTCCGAACCCGTCGAGCTGGCTCGCGTGGTCGAAATGTCGACGCGCACGCTCCAACCCATCGCCCAAGAAAAACGTCTTGGTTTCCGCACCATCATCGAACCGGGAACACCGAGCGTCCTGACGAGCGATTCGATTCGAATCCAGCAAATCCTCCGGAATTTGTTGTCGAACGCATTGAAGTTCACGGAGTTTGGCGAGGTGTCTTTGCACGTCCGCGGCCTCGATGGTGACAAGATTTCGTTCACCGTCCGAGACACGGGCATTGGCATTCCCAAGGACAAGCAAGACATCATTTTCGAGGCATTCCGCCAGGCGAATGGAGGCACGCAGCGCAAGTTTGGTGGGACGGGCTTGGGATTGACCATTTCGCGCGAGCTGGCTCGACGGCTGGGCGGAGACATTCACGTCGAAAGCTCGCCGGGCCAAGGCAGCGCATTCACGTTGACCTTGCCCGTGCACTTCGTCCCCGAAGCGGCCGAACCTCCGTCCGAGCGGCCTGCGCCGATTGCACCCACGCAGGCTCCGGCCCCCGTGACGCTTCCTGTCCCGCAATCCTCGCCCGCGTTGCTCAATGGTGATGCCAGTTTGGCCGACGCGACCGATGATCGGGCGCACGTCACCCCGAACGATAGAACCATTTTGGTCGTCGAGGACGATGAGCGGTTTGCAAGCATTCTCCTCGACCTTGCGCACGAGCTGAAGTTCAAGTGCATCATTGGCAAGAATGTGGCCGAGGGGTTGGCGCTCGCGCAGACGTACCATCCGAGCGCCATCGTGCTCGACATGCACCTGCCCGATCAGTCGGGTTTGTCGCTGCTCGAGCGATTGAAGAACACCGGCACGCTCCGGCACATTCCGGTTCACGTCATGTCCGTCACGGATTACACGCAGCAGGCGCTCGAAATGGGGGCGATCGGTTATGCGCTGAAGCCCGTCAAGCGCGACCAGATCATGCAGGCGTTCCAGCGCATCGAGCGTCAGCTCGTCCAGAAAGTCAAGCGTGTTTTGATCATCGAGGACGTGGCCGTGCAGCGTGAAAGCATCGTCCAGTTGCTGAGCGCCGATAACGTGGAAATCACGTCGGTCGCCACCGGTGCCGAAGCGCTCAGGCAACTCGCTCAGACGAGCTTCGATTGCATGGTTTTGGACCTGACGCTGCCCGACATGTCCGGCTACGACCTGCTCGACAAAATGGCCAGCGGCGAAGTTTTTTCGTTCCCGCCGGTCATCGTGTACACGGGCCGGTCCCTGACGAGCGACGAAGAGCTGCGGCTGCGTCGGTATACCAATTCGATCGTCATCAAAGGCGCGCGTTCTCCGGAAAGGTTGCTCGATGAAGTGACGCTGTTCTTGCACCAAGTCGAATCCAAGCTTCATCCGGAAAAACGCCGTATGCTCCAGGCCGTTCGGCACCGTGAAGCAGCGCTCGAAGGCCGTCGCGTGCTCCTCGTCGAGGACGACGTGCGCAATATATTTGCCCTTTCGAGCGTGCTCGAGCGCAAGGGCATGAAGGTCGACATTGCCCGCAATGGAAAGGAAGCCCTGGCAGCGCTCGACGGCGCAGGCGGGAATTCGGCTGCCGAAGTGGACCTCGTGCTGATGGATGTCATGATGCCCGAAATGGATGGCTTGACGGCCATGCAAGAGATCCGCAAGCAACCCGAGCTGAGGAAGCTGCCGATCATTGCATTGACGGCGCAGGCCATGCCCGACGATCGGAAAAAATGCCTCGACGCTGGGGCGAACGACTACATCCCCAAACCCCTCGACATCGACAAACTGCTATCGCTCGTACGAGTATGGATGCCCAAATAG
- a CDS encoding HNH endonuclease translates to MVIRVIAAGNYTWHHHQDGKTMQLIERNVHRDFFHTGGMATTR, encoded by the coding sequence GTGGTCATCCGAGTGATCGCTGCGGGCAACTATACCTGGCACCATCATCAAGATGGAAAAACCATGCAGTTGATAGAGCGCAACGTTCACAGGGACTTCTTCCATACTGGCGGCATGGCAACGACACGTTGA
- a CDS encoding SMI1/KNR4 family protein, producing MHIKVKNPYGPTTREEIQRFEARWKVKLPDDYKLFLLESNGGAPTPRTFHVPRWEHEGSALDFFYGIHDRENSSLDEACEAYTDRIPADLIPIAADAFGNNVCIGWKGKRRGKIYFWDHEDELDENGLCRQDYRNVFLVANRLQEFLDKLEELEDE from the coding sequence ATGCACATCAAGGTCAAGAATCCGTACGGGCCGACAACTCGCGAAGAAATTCAGCGATTCGAAGCGCGCTGGAAGGTCAAGCTTCCAGACGACTACAAGCTGTTCTTGCTGGAGTCGAACGGCGGTGCCCCCACCCCTCGAACGTTTCACGTGCCACGATGGGAGCATGAAGGCAGTGCACTGGACTTCTTTTATGGGATTCACGACAGGGAAAACTCGAGCCTTGACGAGGCGTGCGAGGCATACACCGATCGAATACCAGCAGACCTGATCCCAATTGCCGCAGACGCCTTTGGGAACAATGTGTGTATCGGCTGGAAAGGCAAGCGTCGGGGCAAGATCTACTTCTGGGATCACGAGGACGAGCTCGATGAGAATGGCTTGTGCCGTCAGGACTACAGAAACGTGTTCCTTGTAGCGAACCGCCTCCAGGAGTTCCTCGATAAGCTCGAGGAGCTGGAGGACGAATGA
- a CDS encoding AHH domain-containing protein, translating into MRTMILFLRGFLLWWTSRCTHLGLLILGIFWTVSTPACSTTLPREPPVNTCDTSGGKSGQPYCLPPPGFFCERNPVPSSTAWSGRGHKAYLGQFQLFPSKPGLGINQPTCPQNATRSLQDYEWKIAHKIAKDFGHRVGVVLTECERITENLARMPDNLIAGYNFEDPDKLEAEFMICAKALDDIETPPVYDDPWLAGAAWQGFNTGYGEGADEVWRRVMLIEFATAIVESAIMAGLPLLEVAVTRGIRLSLIALRRMPVFIPGAVGGLGAGVFLKGAPRVVAKAVATGSARTLGRNMKLAHMARLPGEFAHHIVAHGAEKAKDALAVLQNFGIKVDDAVNGVFLPGHSKSPNPLGKAVHSKVHTDAYYFAVEKLLKTAKTKGDAIQTLRFIAGQLERGIMP; encoded by the coding sequence ATGCGAACGATGATCTTGTTTTTGCGCGGCTTCTTGCTTTGGTGGACGTCTCGTTGCACGCACCTGGGCTTGTTGATTCTGGGGATCTTTTGGACAGTATCGACGCCCGCGTGCTCGACGACGCTACCACGAGAACCTCCCGTCAATACGTGCGACACGAGCGGTGGCAAGTCCGGTCAACCATATTGTCTGCCTCCACCGGGGTTCTTTTGCGAACGCAATCCCGTGCCATCGTCAACCGCTTGGAGCGGACGAGGGCACAAGGCATATTTGGGGCAGTTTCAGCTTTTCCCATCGAAACCGGGTTTGGGCATCAATCAACCGACATGCCCGCAGAATGCGACGCGATCGCTTCAAGACTACGAGTGGAAAATTGCGCACAAGATTGCCAAGGATTTTGGTCATCGTGTGGGCGTCGTATTGACGGAATGCGAGAGGATCACGGAGAATCTCGCGCGTATGCCGGACAATCTCATTGCCGGCTACAACTTTGAAGACCCCGACAAGCTCGAAGCGGAATTCATGATATGCGCCAAGGCACTCGACGATATCGAGACGCCTCCGGTGTACGACGATCCATGGCTTGCGGGGGCAGCGTGGCAAGGATTCAACACGGGTTATGGCGAGGGGGCCGACGAGGTTTGGCGTCGGGTGATGTTGATCGAGTTTGCGACGGCCATTGTGGAATCGGCGATCATGGCAGGCCTTCCGCTGCTCGAAGTGGCCGTGACGCGGGGAATTCGGCTTTCTTTGATCGCCCTGCGTCGAATGCCCGTTTTCATTCCAGGCGCAGTGGGTGGGCTCGGTGCAGGGGTTTTTCTCAAGGGTGCGCCACGTGTCGTTGCCAAAGCGGTCGCGACGGGTTCGGCGCGGACACTCGGGCGCAACATGAAACTGGCGCACATGGCCAGGTTGCCCGGCGAGTTTGCCCATCACATCGTCGCGCACGGCGCTGAGAAGGCGAAGGACGCGCTTGCGGTTCTGCAGAACTTTGGTATCAAGGTCGACGATGCGGTCAACGGAGTATTTCTGCCCGGCCACTCGAAATCGCCAAACCCCCTCGGAAAAGCGGTGCACTCGAAGGTGCATACGGACGCGTATTATTTCGCGGTGGAAAAACTGCTAAAGACCGCGAAAACCAAAGGAGATGCGATTCAAACCCTGCGCTTCATTGCAGGACAGCTCGAAAGAGGAATCATGCCATGA